ACATTATAAAATCATCGAAGGGAAAGCCATCAAAACCAAAAAAAACCCCAGCAATCCTTATGCATCACTGAAAGACAGTAGTTCAAAGCCCCGGGTGCGCGATACCGACGACACCACCAGTACGGGTGACACAAAAACCACCGGCCAGCCCGGCCCCCAATCGGAGACACAGCCACACAAGCCTGTCAGCCCCCCGATCAAGCCCGGCACGCCACCCGGCTCCAACCCAGGCACCCACCCCAGGCCCGTCCCTCCCACCTCGGAACTCGTTCGCAAAGCAGCCGCCGGCACAGGCTTCTTTCAAACCAAGGTTCCAGCACGCAACGTCAAGTGTTTCGATTGCGGTAAAGAACACCGGGCACCTGGTGAGGCCAGCTCGACACTTTGCCCTGCTTGCGGTGCCTATATTGCCCTGAAAGACTACGAGATACACGACAACTGGAATCGGCGTATCCAGACCCGCGGCAATGTTACCATCCACAAGAAAGCCACCGTCACCGGCATCACCATCCGCTGCCATCACCTGCTGGTGAATGGTGCCCTAACAGGTGGAGTCGATTGCTCCGGCGACTTCACCCTCCGAAGCCATGGAAAAATCATGGGGAAAGTCCACTGCAAACGACTCATCATCGAAAAGCGCGCCAAGGTGGAGTTCTCCAACCCGGTCGTCTGTGAAGATGCGATCATCGACGGCAACGTCGTGGGTCATTTTACCTGCACCGGCAAGCTCCACTTGAAAAAGAAGGCTACCCTCACCGGCGATATCAAGGT
The Akkermansiaceae bacterium DNA segment above includes these coding regions:
- a CDS encoding polymer-forming cytoskeletal protein, yielding MPLFFNRKRSTSDDKTSVRKNTISLTCPECGFEQFESKMAVSTYCRGCGGHYKIIEGKAIKTKKNPSNPYASLKDSSSKPRVRDTDDTTSTGDTKTTGQPGPQSETQPHKPVSPPIKPGTPPGSNPGTHPRPVPPTSELVRKAAAGTGFFQTKVPARNVKCFDCGKEHRAPGEASSTLCPACGAYIALKDYEIHDNWNRRIQTRGNVTIHKKATVTGITIRCHHLLVNGALTGGVDCSGDFTLRSHGKIMGKVHCKRLIIEKRAKVEFSNPVVCEDAIIDGNVVGHFTCTGKLHLKKKATLTGDIKVATMAVEEGARHHGRMSIGQ